The Populus nigra chromosome 19, ddPopNigr1.1, whole genome shotgun sequence genome includes a window with the following:
- the LOC133679750 gene encoding cyclin-D4-1-like, giving the protein MSHPHSPHHCASAVNSLYCGEDASEVVQQDADTWISSYHQSPSPSTIPSPPSDENTITKLIDSESQFMPLSDYLHRCRHRSIDTTARQDSINWILKVHAHYAFRPLTALLSVNYFDRFLSSYSLPENGWPYQILSVACLSLAAKMEEPDVPLLLDLQVLEPGFIFEPKNIQKMELRVMAYLNWRLRSVTPFDYLDYFISKLPSCSSTNPDNFSRLLKDSSDLILNTTRVIDFLGFTPSTVAAAATISAAGKSYDTIPWEAGDGQFFHERVNKEMVRSCHQLMEEYLIDTCPLSRHKVMSAEASVEPASPVGVLDAAAACGSCDTRSENPISASSQAPETEPIIKRLRSSATDVQEP; this is encoded by the exons ATGTCTCACCCGCACTCTCCACACCACTGTGCTTCTGCAGTTAACAGCCTGTACTGTGGTGAGGATGCCAGTGAGGTGGTCCAGCAGGATGCTGACACGTGGATCTCCAGCTACCATCAATCCCCATCGCCATCCACCATCCCTTCTCCACCATCTGATGAGAATACAATCACCAAACTCATTGACTCTGAATCTCAGTTCATGCCTTTGTCTGACTATCTCCATCGTTGCCGTCACCGTTCCATTGACACCACGGCCCGCCAAGACTCCATCAACTGGATCCTCAAG GTGCATGCCCACTATGCCTTCAGGCCATTAACGGCGTTACTCTCTGTTAATTACTTCGACCGTTTTCTTTCATCCTATTCTCTTccg GAAAATGGGTGGCCGTATCAGATACTATCAGTGGCATGCTTGTCTTTAGCAGCGAAAATGGAAGAACCCGACGTGCCATTATTATTAGACCTTCAAGTACTCGAACCCGGATTCATATTTGAACCCAAGAACATTCAAAAAATGGAGCTTCGAGTCATGGCCTATCTCAATTGGAGATTACGATCTGTCACTCCATTCGATTATCTTGATTACTTCATTTCAAAGCTCCCTTCTTGTTCCTCTACGAATCCCGACAATTTCAGTCGGCTCTTGAAAGATTCATCGGATCTCATTCTCAACACCACCCGTG TGATTGATTTCTTGGGTTTTACACCGTCGACGGTGGCAGCGGCGGCGACGATATCCGCTGCCGGCAAGAGTTATGATACTATACCATGGGAGGCTGGTGATGGGCAGTTCTTTCATGAGAGAGTGAACAAA GAAATGGTGAGAAGCTGTCACCAACTCATGGAGGAATACCTGATCGACACATGTCCATTGTCTCGGCATAAGGTGATGTCGGCTGAGGCCTCAGTTGAGCCGGCTAGCCCAGTTGGCGTGCTCGACGCAGCTGCTGCTTGTGGGAGCTGTGACACGCGTTCCGAGAATCCCATCTCGGCTAGCAGCCAAGCCCCCGAAACTGAGCCGATTATTAAGCGGCTAAGATCTTCTGCAACGGATGTACAGGAACCGTAG